In Candidatus Binatia bacterium, a genomic segment contains:
- a CDS encoding NAD-dependent epimerase/dehydratase family protein translates to MSIAIITGSAGLIGSEAARFFHAQGLDIVGIDNDMRSYFFGAEASTAWSREQLERELPRYSHAEIDIRDAAGLETLFRDHGSDVAVIIHAAAQPSHDWAAREPATDFGINGVGTLNMLEATRQHCSDACFVFLSTNKVYGDRPNELPLVELETRWEVEPSHPYAERGIDETMSIDQSTHSLFGVSKAAADLLVQEYGRYFGLKTGVFRGGCLTGGGHSGTELHGFLSYIVRCTLEQRPYTVYGYKGKQVRDNIHSSDLVSMFWHFFQAPRAGEVYNVGGSRHSNCSLLEARELCAKIAGKELEISYSDENRVGDHIWYVSDVSRFRAHYPEWSYSYDLPGIFESIVAGWRQRLS, encoded by the coding sequence ATGAGTATCGCGATCATCACGGGCTCGGCAGGCCTCATCGGGTCTGAAGCCGCACGGTTCTTTCACGCGCAGGGCCTGGACATTGTTGGCATCGACAACGACATGCGCAGCTACTTCTTCGGCGCAGAGGCGTCGACCGCGTGGAGTCGCGAGCAGCTCGAGCGAGAGCTTCCGCGCTATTCACACGCGGAGATCGACATTCGGGACGCCGCGGGCCTCGAAACGCTCTTTCGGGATCATGGATCGGACGTTGCGGTGATCATTCACGCCGCTGCGCAGCCCTCGCACGATTGGGCTGCTCGCGAGCCGGCGACCGATTTCGGGATCAACGGGGTGGGTACGCTCAACATGCTCGAGGCGACCCGGCAGCACTGCTCGGACGCGTGCTTCGTGTTCCTGTCCACGAACAAGGTCTACGGGGATCGCCCCAACGAGCTGCCTCTCGTGGAGTTGGAGACACGCTGGGAGGTGGAGCCCTCACATCCGTACGCGGAGCGCGGCATCGACGAGACGATGTCGATCGACCAGTCGACGCATTCCCTCTTCGGCGTATCCAAGGCTGCGGCCGATCTGCTCGTCCAGGAGTACGGGCGCTACTTCGGGTTGAAGACCGGAGTCTTTCGGGGCGGCTGTCTCACCGGTGGGGGTCACTCCGGGACCGAGCTTCACGGGTTCCTCTCCTATATCGTTCGCTGCACCCTCGAGCAGCGTCCGTACACGGTCTACGGGTACAAAGGGAAACAGGTTCGGGACAACATCCACTCGAGCGATTTGGTCTCGATGTTCTGGCATTTCTTCCAAGCTCCGCGCGCGGGAGAGGTCTACAACGTGGGGGGAAGCCGGCACTCGAACTGCTCCTTGCTGGAGGCACGCGAGCTGTGCGCGAAGATTGCTGGCAAGGAGCTGGAGATCTCGTACTCCGATGAGAATCGCGTGGGTGATCACATCTGGTACGTGAGCGACGTGAGCCGATTCCGTGCGCACTATCCTGAGTGGTCCTACTCCTACGATCTTCCGGGCATCTTCGAGTCGATCGTCGCGGGGTGGCGGCAGCGTCTCTCGTAG